From Perognathus longimembris pacificus isolate PPM17 chromosome 4, ASM2315922v1, whole genome shotgun sequence, one genomic window encodes:
- the LOC125350093 gene encoding olfactory receptor 6B3 — protein MRGENITRVSTFILLGFPTGPRLQLLLFLLFLLIYLFVLVENLAIILTVWSSASLHRPMYYFLGIMSTIEIWYVCDIFPKMLEGFLLQRKRISFVGCMTQLYFFSSMVCTECVLLASMAYDRYVAICHPLRYQVIMTTGLCVKLVAFSFASGFTVSMIKVYFISSATFCGSNVLNHFFCDISPILKLACTDFSTAELVDFILAFMILAFPLVATVLSYGHITLAVLRIPSATGRWRAFSTCASHLTVVTIFYTALLFMYVRPQAIDSRSSNKLISVLYTVLTPILNPLIYCLRNTEFKDALRKVLGLIRAPPQ, from the coding sequence ATGAGGGGGGAGAATATCACCAGGGTCAGCACCTTCATCCTGCTGGGCTTCCCCACCGGCCCCCGGCTGcagctcctgctcttcctcctcttcctgctcatcTACCTGTTCGTGCTGGTGGAGAACCTGGCCATCATCCTCACTGTCTGGAGCAGCGCCTCCCTCCACAGGCCCATGTACTACTTCCTGGGCATCATGTCGACCATAGAGATCTGGTACGTGTGCGACATCTTCCCCAAGATGCTGGAAGGCTTCCTCCTGCAGCGCAAGCgcatttcctttgtgggctgCATGACCCAGCTCTACTTCTTCAGCTCCATGGTGTGCACCGAGTGCGTGCTCCTGGCCTCCATGGCCTACGACCGCTACGTGGCCATCTGCCACCCCCTGCGCTACCAGGTCATCATGACCACGGGCCTGTGCGTCAAGCTGGTGGCCTTCTCCTTCGCCAGTGGCTTCACCGTCTCCATGATCAAGGTCTACTTCATCTCCAGCGCCACGTTCTGTGGCTCCAACGTCCTGAACCACTTCTTCTGTGACATCTCGCCCATCCTCAAGCTGGCCTGCACGGACTTCTCCACGGCGGAGCTGGTGGACTTCATCCTGGCCTTCATGATCCTGGCGTTCCCGCTGGTGGCCACCGTCCTCTCCTACGGACACATCACGCTGGCCGTGCTGCGGATCCCCTCGGCCACCGGCCGCTGGAGAGCCTTCTCCACCTGCGCCTCCCACCTCACCGTCGTCACCATCTTCTACACGGCCCTGCTGTTTATGTACGTCCGGCCCCAGGCCATCGACTCCCGCAGCTCCAACAAGCTCATCTCCGTCTTGTACACCGTCCTCACGCCCATCTTGAACCCCCTGATCTACTGCCTGAGGAACACAGAGTTCAAGGACGCCTTGCGGAAGGTGCTGGGCTTGATTCGTGCTCCGCCACAGTGA